One stretch of Pelmatolapia mariae isolate MD_Pm_ZW linkage group LG3_W, Pm_UMD_F_2, whole genome shotgun sequence DNA includes these proteins:
- the LOC134623875 gene encoding Fc receptor-like protein 5, which yields MPDEDAAWLQDHTRQDQMAVWQPQTIAWKLLVVAERTPQSYQRTWGFRLTVSPSSSQFFEGDFVSLSCEEDDSSAGWTLRRNTSKQQRTPCGDGWGKPAGSSCNITMMVPHDSGVYWCESREGPISNMVNLTVTGGSVILQSPVLPVMEGDDVTLLCKTKTTPSNLPAAFYKDGSLIRKQPAGHMTTQHVSRSDEGLYKCDISGHGESPFSWITVTGEHTTTPPPTSTPPPTSTSPPGSTSITRPPVLYVLYCVGSVCVVVLLVLLVLLVRRCVRRKLEAEENTTYCNIETSHCQKQPNKKCRDFKPEPDVVSSLK from the exons ATGCCAGACGAGGACGCAGCTTGGCTGCAGGACCATACAAGGCAGGACCAGATGGCGGTGTGGCAGCCGCAGACAATAGCATGGAAGCTGCTGGTGGTGGCTGAACGGACTCCCCAGAGCTATCAGCGGACATGGGGAT ttcgtctgactgtgagtcccagcagctctcagttctttgaaggagactttgtgtctctgagctgtgaggaggacgacagctctgctggatggactctgaggagaaacacaagcaaacaacagaggactccgtgtggagatgggtggggaaAACCAGCTGGTTCTTCCTGTAACATCACTATGATGGTGCCTCatgacagtggagtttactggtgtgagtccagagagggtcccatcagtaacatggttaacctgacagtcactg gtggatcagtgatcctgcagagtcctgtcctccctgtgatggagggagatgacgtcactctgctctgtaaaacaaagaccactccctccaacctcccagctgctttctataaagatggctccctcatcaggaagcagcctgcaggtcacatgaccacccagcatgtttccaggtctgatgaaggcctctacaagtgtgacatcagcggtcatggagagtctccattcagctggatcactgtcacag gggaacacaccaccacacctccacctacatccacacctccacctacatccacatcTCCTCCTGGTTCCACCTCCATCACTCGTCCTCCTGTTCTCTATGTGTTGTATTGTGTTggatcagtctgtgttgtggttctactggtgttactggttctgctggtgagacGATGTGTTCGCAGGAAACTTGAAG CAGAAGAAAACACGACATACTGCAACATCGAAACATCACACTgtcaaaaacaaccaaacaagaAATGCAGAG actttaaaccagagccagacgttgtctcttcactgaagtag